One part of the Marinobacter sp. M3C genome encodes these proteins:
- the rimI gene encoding ribosomal protein S18-alanine N-acetyltransferase, with protein sequence MGDRTKAYQQVAQGDLVIDTLTPEELPAILEIERGCHSNPWSAGIFEDCFKSTYKLWAARRNGELAGYAVVTYQYDEAHLLNLCVAPAARSLGVARRLLQYLIAQSGHDGMQLLLLEVRHSNRHAYRLYCSEGFDQVGVRPDYYPATNGRENARVMTRPCLL encoded by the coding sequence ATGGGAGACCGAACTAAGGCGTATCAGCAGGTGGCTCAGGGCGACCTCGTCATAGACACCTTGACTCCGGAAGAGCTGCCGGCAATCCTTGAAATAGAGCGCGGCTGCCATTCCAATCCCTGGTCCGCAGGTATCTTTGAAGATTGCTTTAAGTCCACTTATAAACTGTGGGCGGCGCGCCGTAATGGTGAGCTTGCCGGCTACGCGGTGGTGACCTATCAGTACGATGAAGCTCACCTACTGAATCTTTGCGTAGCACCCGCGGCACGCAGCCTGGGTGTCGCACGGCGGCTGTTACAGTATCTGATTGCGCAGTCCGGCCACGACGGTATGCAGCTGTTGCTGCTGGAGGTTCGCCATAGCAATCGGCACGCCTATCGCTTGTATTGCTCTGAGGGTTTTGATCAGGTTGGTGTGCGCCCGGATTATTACCCTGCGACCAATGGCCGTGAAAACGCTCGGGTGATGACGCGCCCCTGTTTGCTCTAA
- a CDS encoding 2-isopropylmalate synthase yields MRTHEAERQFYLAMAGVQLWYAREPLPGAAPSPEFVFPLERAPTTPVLPMPAGNPSAPIHAPSSAHLPKAKPLRRADPAAAARIADLQSLMKAGKTEASQPDRRPKPVEDILASTRLTPDQTSAPVTDASPAVEIAPLPAALSPTTRNSDQVVPTADPLKVTLALWQGRNVSLIAALSNDASVKLQQALAHNILRSLGEKESSESVTVNWPVFNNLLVPGNQPQDLVGVLKPILSGLNAQHLIVLGVNVDDRLSADHAGGPVPSWLAEALPTVKKPLMAFRFSLAELAAQSQYKRDLWSAIREWVS; encoded by the coding sequence ATGCGGACCCACGAAGCGGAACGGCAATTTTATTTGGCGATGGCCGGTGTGCAGCTCTGGTATGCTCGCGAGCCGCTGCCGGGTGCTGCGCCTAGCCCTGAATTCGTGTTTCCGTTAGAGCGCGCTCCAACGACTCCAGTGTTGCCAATGCCTGCCGGGAACCCTTCTGCGCCCATTCACGCGCCTTCTTCGGCCCACTTACCTAAAGCCAAACCGTTGCGCCGGGCAGATCCTGCGGCGGCTGCCCGCATTGCTGATCTGCAGTCGCTGATGAAAGCGGGAAAAACCGAGGCATCCCAGCCTGATCGCCGCCCCAAGCCGGTAGAAGATATTCTTGCCAGCACCCGTTTGACTCCTGATCAGACGTCTGCCCCGGTGACGGATGCGTCGCCGGCGGTGGAAATCGCGCCTTTGCCAGCGGCGCTCTCGCCAACAACCCGCAATTCCGACCAGGTTGTGCCAACAGCTGATCCGCTAAAGGTTACCCTGGCGTTGTGGCAGGGCCGTAATGTCAGCCTGATAGCGGCACTCTCGAACGACGCCAGTGTCAAGTTGCAACAAGCGCTTGCGCACAATATTTTGCGAAGCCTCGGCGAAAAAGAGTCGAGTGAGAGCGTAACCGTAAACTGGCCGGTGTTTAACAACCTTCTGGTGCCTGGCAACCAGCCGCAGGATCTGGTGGGCGTTCTGAAACCGATTTTATCCGGCTTGAACGCCCAACATCTGATCGTACTGGGTGTGAATGTTGACGACCGTTTAAGCGCTGATCATGCCGGGGGCCCCGTGCCGTCCTGGCTAGCAGAAGCATTGCCGACAGTAAAAAAGCCGCTGATGGCGTTCAGGTTCAGTCTTGCCGAACTTGCAGCGCAGTCTCAGTACAAGAGGGACCTGTGGAGTGCCATCAGGGAATGGGTGAGCTGA
- a CDS encoding 2-isopropylmalate synthase has product MPANDHLVIFDTTLRDGEQSPGATMNKAEKLRIAKALEKLRVDVIEAGFAIASQGDFEAIKGIAETIKDSIICSLARAIDGDIDRAAEAVRPANCSRIHTFIATSPIHMKHKLNMSPDEVVEQAVRAVKRARNHVADVEFSCEDAGRSELDFLCRIIEAAIDAGATTINIPDTVGYAIPHQFGNTMAQLLNRIPNADKAIFSVHCHNDLGLAVANSLAAVSQGARQVECTINGLGERAGNASLEEIVMAVRTRQDYFNLDTRIDATHIVPASRLVSTITGFPVQPNKAIVGANAFAHESGIHQDGVLKHRETYEIMRAEDVGWHTNSLVMGKHSGRNAFRTRLLELGIQFGTETELNEAFARFKALADLKHEIFDEDLQAIASNTRQKDQLGRFGLVCMKVCSETGVIPKADLTITMDDKEHSVQAEGSGPVDATFKAIESLVDSGCKLQVYSVNNITSGTDSQGEVTVRLERGGRIVNGVGADTDIIIASAKAYIAALNLISAGGIRHHPQEADV; this is encoded by the coding sequence ATGCCTGCCAACGATCACCTCGTCATATTTGACACCACTCTGCGCGATGGCGAGCAAAGCCCCGGCGCCACCATGAACAAGGCCGAAAAGCTGCGTATTGCCAAAGCATTGGAAAAACTGCGTGTTGACGTCATTGAAGCCGGCTTTGCCATAGCCAGCCAGGGCGATTTCGAGGCAATCAAAGGAATCGCGGAAACCATCAAAGACTCCATAATATGCAGCCTGGCTCGTGCCATTGATGGTGACATTGATCGGGCTGCCGAGGCTGTGCGCCCGGCAAATTGCAGTCGCATTCACACATTTATAGCTACGTCCCCTATCCATATGAAGCACAAGCTGAATATGTCGCCTGACGAGGTGGTGGAGCAGGCCGTCCGTGCGGTTAAACGCGCGCGCAATCACGTTGCTGATGTGGAGTTTTCTTGTGAAGACGCGGGTCGTTCCGAGTTGGATTTTCTATGCCGCATTATTGAAGCGGCGATTGACGCAGGCGCTACAACCATCAATATTCCGGACACCGTGGGTTACGCTATACCCCATCAATTCGGCAATACCATGGCCCAGTTGTTGAATCGCATCCCCAACGCCGACAAGGCTATTTTCTCGGTTCATTGCCACAATGACTTGGGGCTTGCCGTCGCCAACTCTTTGGCAGCTGTATCTCAGGGCGCACGCCAGGTTGAATGCACCATTAACGGTCTAGGTGAGCGCGCCGGTAACGCCTCCTTGGAAGAGATTGTGATGGCGGTGCGTACTCGTCAGGACTACTTCAATCTTGATACCCGCATAGACGCTACTCACATAGTGCCGGCTTCCCGCTTAGTGTCGACCATTACCGGTTTCCCGGTACAGCCTAACAAAGCGATCGTAGGCGCCAACGCCTTTGCCCACGAGTCCGGTATTCACCAGGACGGCGTACTCAAGCACCGCGAAACCTATGAAATTATGAGGGCTGAAGACGTTGGCTGGCACACCAACAGCTTGGTGATGGGCAAGCACTCCGGCCGTAATGCATTCCGTACGCGGTTGTTAGAGCTCGGCATCCAGTTTGGCACCGAAACCGAGTTGAATGAGGCGTTTGCCCGCTTCAAAGCTCTCGCGGATCTGAAGCACGAAATTTTTGACGAAGACTTGCAGGCGATTGCCAGCAACACCCGTCAAAAAGATCAGTTAGGGCGCTTCGGATTGGTGTGCATGAAAGTGTGCTCGGAAACGGGTGTGATTCCGAAAGCCGATCTGACGATCACCATGGATGACAAAGAGCACAGTGTGCAGGCCGAAGGCAGTGGCCCGGTAGATGCGACATTCAAAGCCATTGAGTCATTGGTGGATTCCGGTTGCAAGCTTCAGGTCTACTCGGTGAACAACATTACCAGCGGTACCGATTCACAGGGCGAGGTTACGGTACGTCTTGAGCGCGGTGGTCGCATCGTTAACGGCGTAGGTGCAGACACTGACATCATTATTGCTTCGGCCAAAGCTTACATAGCAGCGTTGAATTTGATCAGTGCGGGCGGTATACGGCACCATCCGCAAGAAGCTGATGTATAA